In one window of Lacticaseibacillus casei DSM 20011 = JCM 1134 = ATCC 393 DNA:
- a CDS encoding DUF1642 domain-containing protein codes for MSEEKLYAVKNDEGEWLDQDHIFGPGAWATPDKDEREKVAKCYGGHVVALVEEPKKVVLTEEQAEIVEGARDSAWPANYISGNGANEELLMNAYVNGYTVAKEKKYNVKVPHAEGWHFQKYSSASKLGVRNNWRPFPAKDIDSNMSKELFQFTEAEIEHYGLQDCEKEEVTDDEQ; via the coding sequence ATGAGCGAAGAAAAACTGTACGCGGTAAAAAACGATGAAGGCGAATGGTTAGATCAAGACCATATTTTCGGGCCAGGAGCATGGGCAACACCAGACAAAGATGAGCGTGAAAAAGTTGCAAAATGTTATGGTGGCCACGTTGTCGCGCTCGTTGAGGAACCTAAAAAGGTAGTCCTAACCGAGGAACAAGCCGAAATCGTTGAAGGTGCTCGTGATTCTGCGTGGCCAGCAAATTATATTTCTGGTAATGGTGCAAATGAGGAATTGCTGATGAACGCTTACGTCAACGGCTACACCGTGGCAAAGGAGAAGAAGTACAACGTCAAGGTGCCACATGCGGAAGGCTGGCATTTTCAGAAGTATTCTAGTGCGTCCAAGCTAGGGGTTCGCAATAACTGGAGACCATTTCCAGCGAAAGACATTGATTCCAATATGAGCAAAGAATTATTCCAGTTCACCGAAGCGGAGATCGAGCATTACGGATTGCAAGACTGCGAAAAAGAAGAGGTGACTGACGATGAGCAATGA
- a CDS encoding DUF806 family protein produces MSAVDDAVTVLNQAHIAGIDAIYGNNLPKSELDNVNKTVVLVTDSADDPASFGNNDFWSLNQEVELQIWYAQLLDSDTEAIEIAMMKAFTHQHWQVAAVRQRTFDPDTQQLFNTFYFSRTKNI; encoded by the coding sequence GTGAGTGCAGTAGATGATGCAGTAACAGTGCTGAATCAGGCACATATTGCTGGTATTGACGCTATTTATGGTAATAACTTGCCAAAATCAGAGCTAGACAATGTGAACAAAACAGTTGTTCTTGTCACTGATTCCGCCGATGATCCAGCATCTTTTGGTAATAATGACTTTTGGTCACTAAATCAAGAAGTTGAATTGCAGATTTGGTACGCGCAATTGCTCGATTCTGATACCGAGGCCATTGAGATAGCCATGATGAAGGCTTTTACTCATCAGCATTGGCAGGTAGCCGCGGTTAGACAACGAACATTTGACCCAGACACACAGCAACTTTTTAACACATTTTATTTCAGTAGAACAAAGAATATTTAG
- a CDS encoding DUF1064 domain-containing protein, translating to MVIRKRRRGKYNAQPVVIDGIRFASKAEGAYYMLIRNNPQKITMQEHFEIISAFTINGKRYSARRYTPDFCFYKNGKLTKVVDVKGGNATLTRDSKQKMLLFMIRYKIPITIARYDYQTGLFTEEQL from the coding sequence ATGGTTATCCGCAAGAGACGCAGAGGCAAGTACAATGCGCAGCCAGTCGTAATTGATGGCATTCGATTTGCAAGCAAAGCAGAAGGCGCCTACTACATGCTGATACGCAACAATCCACAGAAAATTACAATGCAGGAACATTTCGAGATTATTTCGGCATTCACGATAAATGGAAAGCGATATTCAGCACGAAGATACACTCCAGATTTCTGCTTTTATAAAAATGGCAAGCTAACGAAAGTGGTAGACGTCAAAGGTGGGAATGCCACACTGACGCGTGATTCTAAGCAGAAAATGTTGCTGTTCATGATCAGGTACAAGATACCAATCACGATTGCTAGATATGACTATCAAACAGGGCTATTCACGGAAGAACAACTTTAA
- a CDS encoding NUMOD4 domain-containing protein, producing MSSTEIWKDIEGFEGLYQVSNMGRVRSLDREDMRGHHVKGKALSERPNKGYLGVALYRDGNAKGYPVHRLIAKAFLDNPSNLPEVNHKDEDKTNNATSNLEWCTRRYNCNYGTRNDRVGKASGKSIYVVMNSGHCYFFRSATKAAELLGLNTQAICNCLHGRCKHHRGFSFEWAV from the coding sequence ATGAGCTCAACTGAAATTTGGAAAGATATTGAAGGATTTGAAGGCCTCTACCAAGTTAGCAACATGGGAAGAGTAAGAAGCCTTGACCGCGAAGACATGCGAGGGCATCACGTAAAAGGGAAGGCGCTATCCGAACGCCCAAACAAGGGGTATCTAGGGGTTGCTTTGTACCGAGATGGGAACGCCAAAGGTTACCCAGTTCATCGCCTCATTGCTAAAGCGTTCTTAGATAACCCGAGCAACTTACCTGAAGTCAATCACAAGGACGAAGACAAGACGAACAACGCGACGTCTAACCTCGAGTGGTGCACGCGTCGCTATAATTGCAACTACGGAACCCGCAACGATCGTGTAGGGAAAGCGAGCGGAAAATCAATCTATGTTGTGATGAACTCAGGACATTGCTATTTCTTCCGTAGTGCCACAAAAGCCGCTGAACTCCTTGGGTTAAACACGCAAGCGATATGTAACTGTCTTCACGGTAGATGTAAACATCACCGCGGATTTTCATTCGAGTGGGCGGTGTAA
- a CDS encoding phage portal protein: protein MGLLTPKNFSKRNAKNMVYPSNSAFFTTTVGGMQLSYVSALSALQNTNVYSVINRIASDVASAHFKTENTATLNRLESPSGLIGRFSFWQGALMQLCLSGNDYIPLVGQNMEHIPNSDVQINYLPGNMGIVYTVLESNDRPQMVLRQDQMLHFRLMPDPQYRYLIGRSPLESLQNALNLDDKASKSNMSAMENQINPAGQLKISNYLSDGKDLESAREEFEKANTGDNSGRLMVLPDGFDYTQLEMKTDVFKALADNSAYSADQISKAFGVPSDILGGGTSTESQHSNIDQIKATYLANLNSYVNPILDELRLKMNAPDLELDIKDMLDVDDSALINQVSNLAKAGVLGAEQAQFILTRSGFLPDNLPEFKPLTNQTKGGDDK, encoded by the coding sequence ATGGGACTTCTAACCCCTAAAAATTTCAGCAAACGCAATGCCAAAAATATGGTCTATCCGAGCAATTCTGCTTTTTTCACGACCACGGTTGGCGGCATGCAGCTGTCTTATGTTTCGGCGCTGTCCGCTTTGCAAAATACTAATGTTTATAGCGTAATCAACCGTATTGCGAGCGATGTTGCCTCGGCACACTTCAAAACTGAAAATACTGCGACATTGAACCGACTTGAGAGTCCTAGCGGCTTGATAGGCCGGTTTTCTTTTTGGCAAGGTGCGTTGATGCAACTTTGCTTGTCAGGTAACGACTATATCCCGTTAGTTGGGCAGAATATGGAGCATATTCCTAACTCTGACGTCCAAATTAATTATTTACCAGGCAATATGGGCATTGTTTATACGGTTTTGGAGAGCAATGATCGGCCTCAAATGGTGCTTAGGCAAGACCAAATGCTGCACTTTAGGCTCATGCCAGACCCACAATATCGGTATTTGATTGGTCGATCGCCTTTAGAGAGCTTGCAAAACGCCCTTAATTTGGACGATAAAGCCTCAAAGAGCAACATGAGCGCTATGGAAAATCAGATTAATCCTGCCGGTCAGCTAAAAATAAGTAACTATTTAAGCGATGGTAAAGACTTAGAATCGGCTCGTGAAGAGTTTGAAAAGGCGAACACCGGTGATAACTCCGGTCGCTTGATGGTTTTACCCGATGGGTTCGATTACACCCAGCTTGAAATGAAGACTGACGTTTTTAAGGCCTTGGCTGACAATTCAGCATACTCTGCTGATCAAATCTCCAAGGCCTTTGGTGTGCCCAGCGACATTTTGGGTGGTGGCACATCGACTGAAAGCCAACATTCCAACATTGACCAAATCAAGGCAACATATCTGGCAAACTTAAACTCATATGTTAATCCGATCCTGGATGAGTTGCGCTTGAAGATGAACGCACCTGACCTCGAATTGGATATCAAAGATATGTTGGATGTTGATGATTCGGCGCTTATCAACCAGGTATCAAATCTTGCTAAAGCTGGGGTGCTAGGTGCAGAACAGGCACAATTTATACTCACCCGATCTGGTTTTTTGCCAGATAACTTGCCGGAGTTCAAACCACTTACTAACCAAACGAAGGGAGGTGATGACAAGTGA
- a CDS encoding HK97-gp10 family putative phage morphogenesis protein — MDMDEALGQWLKQVSKAAQLSVSDQEKITKAGADVYAKELAETTKEKHPNTKGDGGKYGHLSEDISSAAGDIDGDHNGSSTVGFHNKAHIARFLNDGTKNIRADHFVDNARDDAKDAVFAAEAEKYQAMIAKANGGDSK, encoded by the coding sequence GTGGACATGGATGAAGCACTTGGCCAATGGCTTAAGCAAGTATCAAAGGCCGCACAGCTTTCTGTATCCGACCAAGAGAAGATTACCAAGGCTGGTGCTGATGTTTACGCCAAGGAGCTAGCAGAGACCACCAAAGAAAAACACCCAAATACTAAGGGAGACGGCGGTAAGTATGGACATTTGAGCGAGGACATCAGTAGTGCTGCGGGAGATATTGACGGTGACCATAATGGAAGTTCAACGGTTGGGTTCCACAATAAAGCCCACATTGCTCGCTTCTTAAATGACGGGACAAAGAACATCCGTGCTGACCATTTTGTTGATAATGCCCGTGACGATGCCAAAGATGCTGTATTTGCCGCTGAAGCCGAGAAATATCAGGCAATGATTGCCAAAGCGAATGGCGGTGACAGCAAGTGA
- a CDS encoding head-tail connector protein, with product MADETADTVGVTADDMQSYLNLDSDGDASILEGLISTAESAVMNAIDDTIAVEVYRTYPLFNQAVRVLVDFMYYSRGTLSDQSKAYPPSYAYMINSIRWKIQRDQAAKAGGNDG from the coding sequence ATGGCAGATGAAACGGCTGATACCGTTGGAGTTACCGCTGATGATATGCAATCCTATCTTAATCTGGACAGTGATGGCGATGCATCGATTCTAGAAGGCTTGATTAGTACGGCGGAAAGCGCAGTGATGAATGCCATCGATGACACGATTGCGGTTGAAGTTTATCGAACGTACCCTCTGTTCAATCAGGCGGTTCGGGTTCTGGTAGACTTCATGTACTACAGTCGTGGCACGTTGTCTGACCAAAGTAAGGCCTATCCACCCAGCTATGCTTACATGATCAACAGTATTCGTTGGAAGATTCAGCGTGATCAAGCAGCAAAGGCTGGTGGGAATGATGGCTAA
- a CDS encoding phage head closure protein — MMAKFKVADFSRKVDLGSPQSHKTGAGINITSFVPNYSLHFKQQTRTLTQQYTLVGTRLDNSITIIVRHDTRNASQKQARLDGIVYDISDISPDDSNDAIRYDYLTLVKTTKGA, encoded by the coding sequence ATGATGGCTAAATTTAAAGTAGCCGATTTCAGCCGCAAGGTTGATCTCGGCTCTCCACAATCACACAAGACTGGTGCCGGCATTAATATCACTAGCTTTGTTCCGAATTATAGTCTGCATTTCAAGCAGCAGACGCGGACACTCACCCAGCAGTACACTCTTGTGGGCACACGTTTGGACAATTCAATCACTATTATAGTCCGTCACGACACTAGAAATGCTAGTCAGAAACAGGCACGCCTTGATGGTATTGTGTATGACATTTCAGACATTAGCCCGGACGACAGTAACGATGCTATTCGTTATGACTATCTGACCCTAGTCAAAACAACTAAGGGGGCATAA
- a CDS encoding phage terminase small subunit P27 family encodes MCFLPENQPKLTVLHSKSSNTVTADDDDLKEIQNTPPAHLDDEASRLWKAIVPEIKKIGYLKKIDQPALELYCRYYALYIKSEQLIEQQGLWIYDNDNVAVKRSPGAIQMDSCVKNMKSLGHDLGLTFDSGLRQITVEEPEKPKQDSPLKEVGFGADV; translated from the coding sequence GTGTGTTTTTTGCCTGAAAATCAACCAAAATTGACAGTATTGCACTCAAAAAGCTCAAATACCGTGACAGCTGATGACGATGATCTTAAGGAGATCCAGAACACACCGCCAGCTCATCTTGATGACGAAGCAAGCCGACTTTGGAAGGCGATTGTTCCGGAAATAAAGAAAATTGGCTATCTTAAAAAGATAGATCAGCCAGCGCTTGAATTGTATTGCCGTTATTACGCTCTTTACATCAAGTCAGAGCAGCTGATTGAACAGCAAGGGTTGTGGATCTATGACAATGACAATGTTGCTGTTAAACGTTCTCCCGGAGCGATACAGATGGACTCTTGTGTAAAAAACATGAAGTCACTAGGACATGATTTAGGCCTTACGTTTGATTCTGGATTACGTCAGATAACTGTCGAAGAGCCAGAAAAGCCTAAGCAAGATAGCCCATTAAAGGAGGTTGGATTTGGTGCAGACGTTTGA
- a CDS encoding terminase TerL endonuclease subunit, producing the protein MQTFDFTGVRDICSCVKPYQSDYQKLLDKYHDPGTRYAYDVMFTDKYMTGRDVQLACIRHLNDLLRIGNDDFPYQYSSDMVNAIEYFSRLLPNPDDTSKKIQPFKWQSFILDSLIGWRTVDNGTRFTTSNISIARQQGKTWLASILINFYYFVVCWNATSQDLLVASYDSEHATKLFNDVSLQAKTILSLPDFADDARERGVEAQTTQVIAKNTKNTIRKGTSQGGGFDSFHNAIAVYDEIGNLRPALNETLKQITSGQNGIKNRMFVKISTAYPDIKVKFKNDEDVTRAAIEHDAVRDADNVFQVIYSQDSEDEVFEPETWAKSNPNLIELPKSKRDNLQKALNQDRNDNEREGTLETFVNKSLNLWSRRFQNSYLSLDTIQRSIIDHFDVNGRDVFIGFDGSQTNDNTSFGFIYPYTDHDKHMFHVQQHSFIPFAQAKTIEAKSKQDGLDYLKLQDKGFVDITNLASGVINTNQVYQWLVDYVNQHRLKVKFIIADPNHGEWLEKKLENYQPQWQWFPLPPTSFKLNEPTKDFQNLFINGNISMLNDPLLIDGLNNAVLVEDRGGSVKIDRQNRTSDHIDTTDALINAHAQAKFYFENYHDEGYNPLNDLDAQEKRDFFKAMFGGGK; encoded by the coding sequence GTGCAGACGTTTGATTTTACCGGCGTGCGTGATATCTGTAGCTGCGTAAAGCCATACCAATCGGACTATCAAAAGTTGCTAGATAAGTACCATGATCCAGGGACAAGGTACGCTTATGACGTGATGTTTACGGATAAGTACATGACTGGTAGAGACGTTCAGCTGGCATGTATTCGGCACTTAAACGATTTGCTTAGAATTGGCAATGATGATTTCCCCTACCAATACAGCTCAGACATGGTCAACGCAATTGAATACTTTTCACGGTTGCTGCCCAATCCAGACGACACCTCAAAGAAAATTCAGCCATTCAAATGGCAATCGTTTATCCTTGATAGCTTGATTGGTTGGCGAACCGTTGACAATGGCACCCGATTCACAACTTCCAACATATCTATTGCTCGGCAGCAAGGCAAGACTTGGCTTGCTTCTATCCTGATCAATTTCTACTACTTTGTAGTGTGCTGGAATGCGACATCACAGGACTTGCTGGTGGCCAGCTACGATAGTGAACATGCAACCAAGCTGTTCAATGACGTATCTTTACAGGCAAAGACAATTTTATCTCTGCCGGACTTTGCAGATGATGCAAGAGAGCGAGGCGTGGAAGCTCAAACCACGCAAGTTATTGCAAAAAACACTAAGAACACGATCCGAAAAGGTACCTCACAGGGCGGTGGCTTTGATAGTTTCCACAATGCAATCGCTGTTTATGATGAAATTGGCAACTTAAGGCCGGCCTTGAATGAGACCTTAAAGCAGATTACATCCGGGCAAAATGGCATTAAGAACCGAATGTTTGTCAAGATTTCAACAGCTTATCCTGATATCAAGGTTAAGTTTAAGAATGATGAAGACGTAACTAGGGCTGCCATTGAGCATGACGCCGTTCGAGACGCTGACAACGTTTTTCAAGTAATTTATTCTCAGGACTCGGAGGATGAGGTATTTGAACCCGAAACATGGGCCAAATCAAATCCTAATTTGATTGAGCTGCCTAAAAGCAAACGCGATAACCTTCAAAAGGCTCTTAATCAAGATCGCAACGATAACGAACGTGAGGGAACGCTTGAAACCTTCGTAAATAAGTCATTAAACCTGTGGAGCCGGCGCTTTCAGAACAGCTATCTGTCTCTAGATACCATTCAGCGCAGTATTATCGACCATTTTGATGTGAATGGACGTGATGTGTTCATTGGATTTGACGGATCACAGACCAATGATAATACATCTTTTGGCTTCATTTATCCGTACACTGATCATGACAAACACATGTTTCATGTTCAGCAGCACAGCTTTATTCCCTTCGCACAGGCAAAAACCATTGAAGCCAAGTCGAAACAGGACGGATTAGATTACCTTAAATTGCAAGATAAAGGCTTTGTTGACATCACCAATCTTGCATCAGGCGTAATCAATACCAATCAGGTTTATCAGTGGTTGGTTGATTACGTTAATCAACATCGGCTCAAAGTAAAATTCATTATTGCAGATCCAAACCATGGTGAATGGCTAGAAAAGAAACTGGAGAATTATCAACCGCAGTGGCAATGGTTTCCCTTGCCTCCTACCTCGTTCAAGCTGAATGAGCCTACTAAAGACTTTCAGAATTTGTTTATTAATGGCAACATTTCGATGCTGAACGATCCCCTCCTGATTGATGGGCTGAACAACGCTGTGTTGGTAGAAGATCGCGGCGGTTCGGTCAAGATTGACCGTCAAAATCGCACGAGTGATCATATTGATACGACTGATGCGCTTATTAATGCCCATGCGCAGGCAAAGTTCTATTTTGAAAACTATCATGATGAGGGATATAACCCGTTGAATGATTTGGACGCGCAGGAAAAACGTGACTTTTTCAAGGCAATGTTTGGAGGTGGTAAATAA
- a CDS encoding head maturation protease, ClpP-related — protein MIIPVKGYITSDDSAPIYRDWLGMTVTSPSDIVQSLPNDGSDVVLEIASDGGEVDPATEVCNALRDYKGNVTAKIVSNAYSAATIVAMGANKVQMAPGAKMMIHRASSDASGNSHEMDAASGMLQTTDSAIANLYSAKTGKPANDFLALMDKETWLDADDAINLGLADEKLDFDTPIVNAVGPIISHQAVQRIKNLKDENEKLRSQLPKQNDLLTKKLAIFYDKKEVQ, from the coding sequence GTGATTATTCCTGTTAAGGGCTACATTACAAGCGATGATTCTGCCCCTATTTATCGTGATTGGTTAGGAATGACTGTAACATCTCCATCCGATATTGTTCAATCACTTCCAAATGACGGGTCTGATGTTGTATTAGAAATCGCGTCAGATGGCGGGGAAGTTGACCCAGCTACAGAAGTATGCAACGCACTGCGTGATTATAAAGGCAATGTAACGGCAAAGATCGTATCAAACGCATACTCTGCTGCAACAATTGTTGCTATGGGGGCCAATAAGGTTCAGATGGCGCCAGGTGCCAAGATGATGATTCATCGAGCATCAAGTGATGCTAGTGGCAATTCGCACGAGATGGATGCCGCTTCTGGCATGCTACAAACCACCGATAGCGCAATTGCAAACCTGTACTCTGCAAAGACGGGCAAGCCTGCCAATGACTTTTTGGCATTGATGGACAAAGAAACTTGGCTCGACGCAGACGATGCAATCAATCTGGGCCTAGCCGATGAAAAGCTAGACTTCGATACGCCAATTGTAAATGCGGTGGGCCCGATTATTTCGCATCAAGCAGTTCAACGAATTAAGAATCTGAAAGATGAAAATGAAAAGCTACGTAGTCAACTTCCAAAGCAGAACGATCTGCTAACCAAGAAGCTGGCTATTTTTTATGACAAAAAGGAGGTCCAATAA
- a CDS encoding phage major capsid protein, producing MDKLQTLFNEVSAKCADLNAQLNAKLQDENASVDDFQKIKDDLTAAKARRDAINDQIKALEAENKDDSNSEKPNDKANPNGTDLKKKPIDAKKKAINDFIHSHGKVIDAAAGHVTSTEAGVLIPEEIIYDPNAEVNSVVDLSTLVTKTPVTTPKGTYPILKRATDRFSSVAELAENPALAEPNFTQVDWSVTTYRGSIPLSEEAIADSQVDLTALVGQSIKEKSVNTYNAMIAPVLQSFAAKATTTDTLVDSLKHILNVDLDPAYSRALVVTQSLFNTLDTLKDKNGRYLLHDASDSITDGTAKGTILGVPVYVVGDTLLGSLAGDQKAFVGDLKRGVLFTDRQQVTLAWIDNSIWGQYLGAAFRFGVQKADSNAGYFVTNTDAASGSTSGTGK from the coding sequence ATGGACAAATTACAAACGCTTTTTAATGAAGTTAGCGCCAAGTGTGCCGACCTAAATGCTCAACTCAACGCCAAGTTACAAGACGAAAACGCTTCGGTTGACGATTTTCAAAAGATCAAGGATGACTTGACCGCTGCGAAGGCACGCCGGGACGCTATTAACGATCAGATTAAAGCACTTGAAGCTGAAAACAAGGATGATTCTAACTCTGAAAAACCAAACGACAAGGCTAATCCGAATGGTACCGACTTAAAGAAAAAGCCAATTGACGCCAAGAAGAAAGCTATCAACGACTTTATCCATAGTCATGGCAAGGTAATTGATGCTGCAGCCGGCCACGTCACTTCGACCGAAGCAGGCGTGCTGATTCCGGAAGAAATCATCTATGACCCTAACGCAGAAGTAAATTCGGTTGTGGATCTTTCCACTCTGGTCACCAAGACACCGGTTACCACTCCTAAGGGCACGTACCCTATTTTGAAACGGGCAACCGATCGTTTTTCTAGCGTGGCAGAACTGGCTGAGAATCCGGCACTTGCTGAACCGAATTTCACTCAAGTAGATTGGTCAGTCACTACGTATCGTGGCTCAATCCCACTTTCGGAAGAGGCTATTGCCGATTCACAAGTCGATTTGACTGCGCTTGTTGGTCAATCTATTAAGGAAAAGTCTGTTAATACTTACAACGCGATGATTGCGCCAGTATTGCAGTCATTTGCAGCTAAAGCAACGACAACTGATACTTTGGTAGACAGTCTTAAGCACATCCTGAATGTTGATCTTGACCCGGCATATAGCCGTGCGCTTGTGGTTACTCAGTCTTTGTTCAACACGCTTGACACTTTAAAGGATAAGAACGGCCGCTACTTGCTTCATGACGCCTCCGATTCTATTACTGACGGAACTGCAAAGGGCACGATTCTTGGTGTTCCCGTATATGTTGTTGGTGATACTCTTCTCGGCTCTCTTGCCGGTGATCAAAAGGCATTCGTTGGTGACTTGAAGCGTGGTGTCCTGTTTACGGATCGTCAACAGGTGACGCTTGCATGGATTGACAACAGCATTTGGGGCCAATATCTTGGTGCCGCATTCCGGTTTGGCGTCCAAAAGGCCGATAGCAATGCCGGATATTTTGTAACCAACACAGATGCTGCATCCGGTTCAACTTCAGGTACTGGTAAGTAA
- a CDS encoding GcrA family cell cycle regulator — protein sequence MQWTDEQISGIRKLASEGFTRRETADKLGISYDALQGKARRLGIEFQKPLKNEYDSAKTDRKSQPVDRKVALNADGSQTVTALMRLKHEPNKDPRTLMELCGYDPDKFEMVLGDYKVYEQHSTEDGTVPQYSIHIRVKPKQGLSISEMAEAFNDKIIPVNYGMKKSGDRNLVIPLPDLHFGWTTFADLKDMVSQLREIIMDGYNEIVIEQLGDLFHSDQIHATQTVRGTQLDHANMRQAFHDAVKLFDQIIPLAIEYSNRVSIKSVFGNHSGDLEYAFLYALIDRYPQVHVDLNDSNLATDWRCAYLLGHVGIMLAHGDVARDKLTGLFPFEYKKIFNMAKTYELHSGHYHSERFKDDRGIMWRQLGTAKPNDPYEIKNGFTTGKHLLYAFVYDDERLRCTYELN from the coding sequence ATGCAATGGACAGATGAACAAATTAGCGGCATTAGGAAGCTCGCCTCTGAAGGCTTTACCAGACGAGAGACGGCCGACAAGCTCGGGATTAGCTATGACGCGCTTCAGGGCAAAGCAAGACGGCTTGGCATCGAGTTCCAAAAGCCATTGAAGAATGAATACGATTCAGCGAAAACAGATAGAAAGAGCCAACCCGTTGATAGAAAAGTCGCTCTTAATGCTGATGGTAGTCAAACAGTCACGGCCTTAATGAGACTCAAGCATGAGCCAAATAAAGACCCACGAACTTTGATGGAGTTGTGTGGATACGATCCTGATAAGTTCGAGATGGTCTTAGGCGATTACAAAGTGTATGAGCAGCATAGTACCGAAGACGGCACAGTTCCGCAGTACAGCATTCATATTCGCGTAAAGCCGAAACAAGGCTTATCGATAAGTGAAATGGCTGAAGCGTTCAACGACAAAATCATTCCGGTCAATTACGGCATGAAGAAATCGGGCGATCGCAACTTAGTCATCCCATTGCCTGACCTGCATTTTGGCTGGACAACATTCGCCGATCTAAAAGACATGGTGAGTCAACTTAGAGAGATCATCATGGACGGCTACAACGAGATTGTGATCGAGCAATTGGGAGATCTGTTCCATAGTGATCAGATTCATGCAACACAAACGGTTAGAGGGACACAACTAGATCACGCAAACATGCGTCAGGCATTCCATGATGCTGTGAAGTTGTTTGACCAGATTATTCCGCTGGCAATTGAATATAGCAATCGCGTCTCAATCAAGAGCGTGTTCGGTAACCATTCAGGTGATCTCGAATACGCTTTTCTTTATGCGCTGATAGATCGCTATCCACAAGTACACGTTGATCTCAATGACAGCAATTTGGCAACCGACTGGCGCTGTGCATACTTGCTAGGGCATGTTGGCATTATGCTCGCCCACGGAGATGTAGCTAGGGACAAGCTGACAGGGCTTTTTCCATTTGAGTACAAAAAGATATTCAATATGGCGAAAACATACGAACTTCATTCTGGACACTATCATAGCGAGCGGTTTAAAGATGATCGTGGCATTATGTGGCGTCAGCTTGGAACTGCGAAACCAAATGATCCCTATGAGATTAAGAATGGCTTCACCACGGGCAAACATCTGCTGTATGCGTTCGTTTATGATGATGAAAGGCTACGGTGCACTTATGAGCTCAACTGA
- a CDS encoding YopX family protein: MKREIKFRAWDKENECYLYDIQRAYDMLSGCVKYDDGEDAVYEEECFAGFLDNEQYIIEQYTGLKDKNGREIYEGDIIVTHPKGKYEIPKIGVVQYGDCRPMFQYKSGDGEEYSIWSNNVYRTYEIIGNIFEDKQLLEGKQ; this comes from the coding sequence ATGAAACGAGAGATTAAGTTCAGAGCGTGGGATAAGGAAAATGAGTGTTACTTGTATGACATACAAAGAGCATACGACATGCTGAGTGGCTGTGTTAAGTATGACGATGGTGAGGATGCTGTTTATGAAGAAGAATGCTTTGCCGGATTCTTAGATAATGAGCAATATATTATCGAACAGTACACCGGCCTTAAAGACAAGAACGGACGAGAAATCTACGAAGGCGATATTATTGTTACTCACCCTAAAGGAAAATACGAGATTCCTAAGATTGGTGTAGTTCAGTATGGTGATTGTCGCCCCATGTTTCAATACAAATCGGGAGATGGGGAAGAATATAGCATCTGGAGCAATAATGTTTATCGAACATACGAGATCATAGGGAATATCTTTGAGGATAAACAGCTACTGGAGGGGAAACAATGA